In the genome of Labrus mixtus chromosome 21, fLabMix1.1, whole genome shotgun sequence, one region contains:
- the dhx32a gene encoding DEAD/H (Asp-Glu-Ala-Asp/His) box polypeptide 32a — translation MSEKINPAEPDIHPKSEECPADGLFGFGDDLEINLFDGLPFSSRYYKLLKKRKTLPVWKVRHEFEDALVKNQLVVLSGMAKTGRSTQIPQWCAEICLSAQYQSGRVVCTQTSRQQAVDLALCVADEMDVNIGHEVGYTIPHETCCSSDTILRYCTDDMLLREMMSDPFLEHYGVIIIDQAHERTVSTDILLGLLKDILLQRPELRVVVLAIPPMTDKLLSRYGSVPLISVQASTPAGVVHSNSGNKDYFFSALRLVLEIHRTKEEGDVVVFLASNEEVHSAYTILQRECTRLGAELGQMVPVVLCPVQGRLLPVQTEQQGATGCRRVFLSTQQGEDMWWPAESVNFVINTGVQKKLVYHPRIRANSEVLRPISQCQADVRKQLSGPTGKCFCLYPEDSKLSAENSPQILESNITPTVLFLKRMEIAGLGQCDFIDRPDPEGLMQALEELDYLAALDDDGNLSEIGIIMSEIPLDPQMAKALLASCEYDCVSEMLTIAAMLSAPSCFLEPPAGMTHEAVQCHRKFQHPEGDHFTLINIYNAFKQCQREQYLSAKKWCLDYFLDHFALKTAESIRSELTDTLNRIELPISEPSFGTKTNTHNIKRALLAGFFMQIARDVDGSGNYFILTHKHMAQVHPLSSYGAQPHKLGLPEWVVFHEYTLSENNCMRTVSEISPQVFLRIAPVYFFYNLPPSESKDILQDMLEPDGASKQNDETQKAAAVGSDANGGCAVVTPTYDRCVIQ, via the exons ATGTCGGAGAAAATCAATCCCGCTGAGCCTGACATTCACCCAAAGAGTGAGGAATGTCCTGCGGACGGTTTATTTGGCTTCGGGGATGACCTGGAGATAAATCTGTTCGACGGATTGCCCTTTTCCTCCCGTTACTACAAATtactgaagaagaggaagactcTGCCTGTGTGGAAGGTCAGGCACGAGTTTGAAGATGCTCTGGTAAAGAACCAGCTGGTTGTTCTGTCTGGGATGGCAAAGACTGGGCGGAGTACACAG ATCCCTCAGTGGTGTGCGGagatctgtctgtctgctcagtACCAGAGCGGCAGGGTTGTGTGCACGCAAACCAGCAGACAGCAGGCTGTAGACCTGGCTCTATGTGTCGCCGATGAAATGGACGTCAACATAGGCCATGAAGTGGGTTACACCATCCCTCACGAGACCTGCTGCTCCTCCGACACTATTCTGAG GTACTGCACCGACGATATGCTTCTTAGAGAGATGATGTCGGACCCTTTTCTGGAGCACTATGGAGTTATCATCATTGACCAGGCCCATGAGAGAACTGTAAGCACGGACATACTGCTGGGTCTTCTCAAGGACATCCTTCTGCAGAGGCCTGAGCTCAGAGTGGTGGTCCTTGCCATCCCACCAATGACTGACAAGCTCCTGAGCCGCTATGGCAGCGTCCCACTCATCAGTGTACAGGCCTCGACACCTGCTGGGGTGGTCCACAGCAACAGTGGCAACAAAGACTACTTCTTTTCCGCACTGAGACTAGTGCTCGAAATACACCGAACCAAGGAGGAAGGAGATGTTGTCGTGTTTTTAGCCTCTAACGAG GAAGTTCATTCTGCCTACACCATCCTCCAGCGAGAGTGCACCAGACTTGGAGCAGAACTGGGCCAGATGGTCCCTGTGGTCCTGTGCCCCGTCCAGGGACGATTGCTACCTGTGCAGACCGAGCAACAAGGCGCCACAGGTTGCAGGAGGGTTTTCCTCTCTACCCAACAGGGGGAGGACATGTGGTGGCCTGCAGAGTCCGTCAACTTTGTCATCAACACTGGAGTCCAGAAGAAGCTG GTGTACCATCCAAGAATAAGAGCCAACTCAGAGGTACTGAGACCCATCAGTCAGTGTCAGGCAGATGTACGTAAGCAGCTCTCTGGACCAACAG GTAAATGCTTCTGCCTGTATCCAGAAGACAGCAAGCTTTCTGCAGAGAATTCCCCACAGATCCTTGAGTCCAACATCACACCAACTGTCCTTTTTCTGAAACGGATGGAGATAGCTGGCCTTGGGCAGTGTGACTTCATCGACAGGCCCG ATCCTGAGGGTCTCATGCAGGCGTTGGAAGAGCTGGACTACCTCGCAGCTTTAGATGATGATGGCAACCTATCTGAAATTGGCATCATAATGTCTGAAATCCCTCTGGACCCTCAGATGGCCAAAGCTCTGCTAGCATCCTGCGAGTACGACTGCGTGAGCGAGATGTTGACAATAGCAGCTATGCTGTCAG CACCTAGCTGTTTCCTGgagccgcctgctggcatgacCCATGAAGCAGTCCAGTGCCACAGAAAGTTCCAGCACCCAGAGGGAGATCATTTCACcctcataaatatatataacgCCTTCAAGCAATGCCAGAGAGAACAAT accTCAGTGCCAAAAAGTGGTGCCTGGACTACTTCCTGGATCATTTTGCCCTGAAGACAGCAGAGTCCATCAGATCTGAGCTGACTGACACTCTGAACAGGATCGAGCTTCCCATCTCCGAACCGTCCTTTGGCACCAAAACTAACACCCACAACATCAAGAGAGCTCTGCTGGCTGGCTTCTTCATGCAG ATTGCTCGAGATGTGGATGGATCAGGGAACTACTTCATTTTGACACACAAGCACATGGCCCAGGTGCACCCTCTCTCCAGCTACGGGGCTCAACCCCACAAGCTGGGGCTGCCAGAGTGGGTTGTTTTCCACGAGTACACCCTGTCAGAGAACAACTGCATGAGAACAGTCTCTGAAATTTCCCCTCAAGT GTTCCTTCGAATTGCACCAGTCTACTTCTTCTACAATCTGCCCCCAAGTGAAAGCAAAGACATACTGCAGGACATGTTGGAACCAGATGGAGCCAGCAAACAGAATGATGAGACACAAAAAGCCGCCGCAGTCGGCAGTGATGCCAACGGTGGCTGTGCAGTGGTGACGCCAACGTACGACAGATGTGTGATTCAGTGA
- the bccip gene encoding protein BCCIP homolog, producing the protein MASSAKKRAIGLGENPADSDNSSDENPEDDDESGEEDSEGSEEEINEEVIVDFEAHTILSSDYNGIKKLLQQVFLKAHVNTAEMTDLIIQQNHVGSVIKQAEVPEDSDDDDPDEVFGFISMLNLTERKDVQCVEEVKELIVDQCEKNSTPSMTEQLEQILSDTSKPVGLLLSERFINVPPQIALPLHKQLQDEIAEAQRTNKPSGRCHYCLMISKTCKETSKNIPARGGAPKDEYMFVNAEEEFFYEQAIMKFHYSVQDETDSCLSGRWSFDDVPMKPFRTVMLIPADRMSAIMDKLKEYLTV; encoded by the exons ATGGCTTCGTCCGCTAAGAAGAGAGCAATAGGTTTGGGTGAAAACCCAGCGGATAGTGACAACAGCTCCGATGAGAATCCCGAGGACGACGATGAATCCGGAGAGGAGGACAGCGAGGGGTCAGAGGAGGAGATTAATGAG GAGGTCATTGTGGATTTTGAAGCCCACACCATTCTAAGCAGTGACTACAATGGCATCAAGAAGCTCTTACAACAG GTGTTTCTAAAAGCgcatgtaaacacagcagagatGACAGACCTCATCATTCAACAGAATCATGTTGGAAGCGTCATCAAG CAAGCTGAGGTGCCAGAGGACAGTGATGACGACGACCCGGATGAAGTGTTTGGCTTCATCTCCATGCTGAACCTTACAGAGAGAAag GATGTGCAATGTGTGGAGGAAGTGAAGGAGCTGATCGTGGACCAGTGTGAGAAGAACTCCACCCCCAGCATGACGGAACAGCTGGAGCAGATCCTCAGTGATACCAGCAAGCCTGTTGGTCTACTGCTGAGTGAACGCTTCATCAACGTGCCCCCACAGATCGCCCTCCCGCTTCACAAACAGCTCCA GGATGAAATAGCTGAAGCTCAGAGGACAAACAAGCCAAGTGGGAGATGCCACTACTGTCTGATGATCAGCAAAACCTGCAAAGAGACGAGCAAGAATATTCCAGCCAGAGGAGGCGCTCCCAAAGATGAATACATGTTTGTCAATGCAGAAGAGGAATTCTTTTATGAG CAAGCCATCATGAAGTTCCACTACTCGGTCCAGGATGAAACAGACTCCTGTTTAAGCGGCAGGTGGTCGTTCGATGACGTCCCCATGAAACCGTTCAGAACGGTGATGCTGATACCAGCAGACAGAATGTCCGCTATTATGGACAAACTCAAAGAATACTTAACTGTGTAA
- the mmp21 gene encoding matrix metallopeptidase-21 produces MHVLLLKDPREEESGPDPYIKELASHGHKATLIPVLSFKFVSLNTLSDKLFQPEKHGGLIFTSPRAVEAVRMCLEAEQRQEEWNSSVKDKWNMKSIYVVGKATAALVQNLGLNPLGEDTGTADALSRVIIEREDTNIPPLFFPCGSIKREVLPTALRESGVPLETLTVYQTAEHPDLEKNLKNYFTEQGTPASISFFSPSGVKFCLEVVRRLSGEQLTQIKFGAIGPTTRDAMTAEGLCVSCTAEKPTPEYLAAAIAKALQEPNTADGTMLTFIQLIILLFWTSISSADAEKLFHKRDHSDVQNLNSHQAEVITDKYSAELFLSRYGFIKPVNWEEVQFEDVDTSFTEDFLEEFQDKIQEGTSVHRSRDSPRVGAQDDSNSFTESQAFASAIEEFQRVSGLPVTGMFDEATKEAMNKPRCGVPDKEIELNAHEALENTTVSDIENSVSEADSNNTGSNATSDTFFGTENSFEDDFFNFNDTESVLTNISNDTSSNYTNDLVDHISNETSPNDISMHSQTKHISLSSQQSKAVQRRKRDLAALVSKNRQRRDLSETGYMAFSKKVLKWRLIGEGYSSQLSIEDQRHIFRLAFRMWSEVSPLDFVEDTRSPLEEVDIRLGFGTGRHLGCNQRFDGTGQEFAHAWFLGDIHFDDDEHFTGPDAGSGISLLKVAVHEIGHVLGLPHIYRPGSIMQPSYLPQESGFEVDWMDRKAIQHLYGGCKGRFNTVFDWIRKEKTPYGDVVIRFNTYFMRGGWYWLYENRNNRTRFGDPVALQIGWRGIPMDGVDARVHVWSRKRDAVYFFKGTQFWRYDHENDQAFKQDPEGHRYPRLISEGFPGVLSPVDTAFYDRRDSHIYFFKNTLVYAFDVSANSLARGFPRNIRDVFPAVESGDHPDGNIDAAYFSYTHNAIFLLKGTRFWQVVGSRNRWRRPFLPRNGLLPHREVDQHWFDICNVHPTALKLTR; encoded by the exons ATGCATGTACTGCTTCTCAAAGACCCAAGAGAAGAGGAGTCAGGACCTGATCCTTACATTAAG GAGCTGGCATCACACGGACACAAAGCAACCCTTATTCCAGTGCTGTCTTTTAAGTTTGTCTCATTAAACACCCTGTCGGATAAG CTTTTCCAGCCAGAAAAGCATGGCGGTCTTATATTCACCAGTCCAAGAGCAGTGGAAGCTGTGAGGATGTGCTTAGAAGCAGAACAAAGACAGGAAG AATGGAACAGCTCTGTGAAAGACAAGTGGAATATGAAGTCAATCTATGTGGTCGGGAAAGCAACTGCTGCATTAG TACAAAACCTGGGCCTGAACCCTTTGGGCGAGGACACAGGGACAGCAGACGCCCTATCACGTGTCATCATCGAAC GGGAGGACACAAATATTCccccactttttttcccctgtggCTCAATCAAAAGAGAAGTGTTGCCTACGGCTTTAAGGGAAAGTG GAGTGCCCCTGGAGACGCTGACTGTCTATCAAACCGCTGAACATCCAGATCTGGAGAAAAATCTCAAGAACTATTTCACCGAGCAG GGCACGCCAGCCAGCATCAGTTTCTTCAGTCCTTCGGGGGTGAAGTTTTGCCTGGAAGTGGTGCGGAGGCTGTCAGGTGAACAGCTGACTCAGATAAAG TTTGGAGCCATTGGACCGACTACAAGAGACGCTATGACAGCAGAAGGCCTGTGTGTCAGCTGTACGGCGGAAAAACCGACACCAGAATACTTGGCTGCAGCAATCGCTAAAGCTCTACAAGAACCAAACACAG CCGACGGCACGATGCTGACTTTTATCCAGCTGATCATTTTGCTCTTTTGGACGAGCATTAGCTCAGCTGATGCGGAGAAACTTTTCCATAAAAGGGATCATTCTGATGTGCAGAACCTGAACTCTCATCAAGCTGAGGTTATCACCGACAAGTACTCGGCAGAG ttatttCTCTCTAGATATGGATTCATTAAACCGGTAAACTGGGAGGAGGTCCAGTTTGAGGACGTGGACACCTCTTTCACTGAAGACTTCCTGGAGGAATTTCAAGATAAGATCCAAGAAGGGACCTCAGTGCATCGATCAAGGGATTCGCCTCGTGTTGGGGCTCAAGATGACAGCAACAGCTTCACAGAGAGCCAGGCGTTTGCTTCAGCTATTGAGGAGTTTCAGAGAGTGTCGGGTCTGCCGGTCACAGGCATGTTTGATGAGGCCACAAAGGAGGCGATGAACAAACCGAGGTGTGGAGTCCCCGACAAGGAGATCGAGCTGAACGCCCATGAAGCACTTGAGAACACTACCGTTTCAGATATTGAAAACAGTGTCAGTGAGGCTGACAGTAATAACACAGGGAGTAATGCAACCAGCGACACTTTTTTTGGCACCGAAAACTCATTTGAAGATGACTTTTTCAATTTCAACGACACAGAAAGTGTTCTCACAAACATCTCCAATGACACCAGCAGCAATTACACAAATGACTTAGTTGatcacatttcaaatgaaaccTCTCCCAATGATATCAGCATGCacagtcaaacaaaacatatcagcCTGAGCTCTCAGCAGAGCAAAGCAGTGCAGCGCAGAAAACGTGACCTTGCAGCTCTCGTAtccaaaaacagacaaaggagAGATTTGAGCGAAACGGGCTACATGGCCTTTTCTAAGAAGGTGCTGAAGTGGAGGCTGATCGGAGAAGGCTACAGCAGTCAGCTGTCCATCGAAGACCAGAGGCATATCTTCAGACTGGCCTTCAGGATGTGGAGCGAGGTGTCTCCGCTGGACTTTGTGGAGGACACACGCTCCCCGCTAGAGGAGGTGGACATCCGGCTGGGCTTTGGCACAG GAAGACACCTGGGATGCAATCAAAGGTTTGACGGCACCGGTCAAGAGTTTGCCCACGCCTGGTTTCTGGGTGACATTcactttgatgatgatgaacattTCACCGGTCCCGACGCTGGCAGTGGCATCAGCCTTCTCAAA GTGGCAGTTCATGAGATCGGCCATGTTTTGGGTCTCCCCCACATCTACAGACCCGGCTCTATAATGCAGCCCAGTTATCTGCCCCAGGAGTCCGGCTTTGAGGTGGACTGGATGGACAGGAAGGCCATACAGCACCTCTATG GGGGCTGTAAAGGTCGATTCAACACAGTGTTCGACTGGATCAGGAAGGAGAAGACGCCCTATGGGGACGTGGTCATCCGCTTTAACACCTACTTCATGAGGGGCGGCTGGTACTGGCTGTATGAGAACAGGAATAACAGAACCCGGTTTGGAGATCCAGTCGCACTGCAGATTGGTTGGCGTGGAATTCCCATGGACGGAGTGGATGCACGCGTGCATGTGTGGTCCAGAAAAAGAGACGCTGTTTACTTCTTTAAAG GTACTCAGTTTTGGAGATACGACCATGAGAATGACCAGGCGTTCAAACAAGACCCTGAAGGTCACCGTTATCCCAGGTTAATCTCTGAGGGTTTCCCTGGGGTACTGAGTCCCGTTGACACGGCCTTTTATGACAGGAGGGACTCCCACATCTACTTCTTCAAAAACACTCTC GTGTACGCATTCGACGTGTCAGCCAACAGCTTGGCAAGAGGCTTCCCCAGAAACATCAGAGATGTTTTCCCTGCAGTGGAGAGCGGAGACCATCCAGATGGCAACATTGACGCTGCCTACTTCTCTTACACCCACAATGCCATCTTTCTACTCAAGGGCACACGCTTCTGGCAGGTGGTGGGAAGCCGAAATCGCTGGCGCCGGCCCTTTCTGCCACGGAATGGCCTGCTGCCACACAGGGAGGTGGATCAGCACTGGTTCGACATCTGCAACGTTCATCCCACGGCACTCAAACTGACACGCTGA